A part of Candidatus Manganitrophaceae bacterium genomic DNA contains:
- the treZ gene encoding malto-oligosyltrehalose trehalohydrolase, producing MVQGGMNWRLGLGAEVQAGGVHFRVWAPQHRQVDVVIEESGSAYPLAPGGEGYFSGTVSEIRAGARYRYRLDGEGAYPDPCSRFQPEGPHGPSVVIDPAAYRWSDGDWRGGRMAGQVIYELHVGTFTPEGTLDAAAGELPELKRIGITMIELMPVAEFSGRWNWGYDGVDLYAPTHVYGDAEALKRFVDAAHRQGIAVILDVVYNHLGPDGCYLKEFSKDYFTDRYSNEWGEAINFDGPNANAVREFFIRNACYWIAEFHMDGLRLDATQQIFDASPKHLLAELSQRAREAAGRREIVLIAENECQQVVNLAPVEKGGYGLDALWSDDFHHAARVALTGRHEAYYSDYRGEAQEFISALKRGFLSQGQIYQWQKKPRGSRVTAEPASAFVFYIQNHDQVANHLCGDRLQAMVGPARIRAMTALLLLAPETPMLFMGQEFGASTPFLFFADHNKTLAPLVHQGRKAFLSQFPSYATAAVQERIPDPSAEEAFRRSKLDFSERKKNEEIYLLHQDLLRLRREDPVLFLQSRSAIDGAVLGPQAFVIRFFGAEGDDRLLVINLGSDLDLRPAQEPLLAPVTPHPSGGWQVVWSSDDPSYCGPGAVNPCTAAGWRLPGKSAVFFSPMT from the coding sequence ATGGTTCAAGGAGGAATGAATTGGCGTTTAGGATTGGGCGCCGAAGTCCAAGCGGGGGGAGTTCACTTTCGCGTTTGGGCGCCTCAGCATCGACAGGTGGACGTTGTGATCGAGGAGAGCGGGTCGGCCTATCCGCTGGCGCCGGGGGGGGAAGGCTATTTTTCAGGAACGGTTTCTGAAATTCGCGCCGGAGCGCGCTACCGATACCGGCTCGACGGTGAGGGGGCCTATCCCGATCCCTGCTCACGATTTCAGCCGGAGGGGCCGCACGGCCCGTCGGTGGTCATCGATCCGGCGGCTTACCGATGGAGCGATGGCGACTGGCGCGGCGGACGCATGGCCGGCCAAGTGATTTATGAATTGCATGTCGGCACCTTTACCCCCGAGGGGACCTTGGATGCAGCGGCAGGCGAGTTGCCGGAGCTGAAACGAATCGGAATCACGATGATTGAACTGATGCCGGTGGCGGAATTTTCAGGGCGGTGGAACTGGGGCTACGACGGGGTCGATCTCTATGCCCCGACCCATGTCTACGGCGACGCCGAGGCGCTCAAGCGTTTTGTAGACGCCGCCCATCGGCAGGGGATCGCCGTGATCCTCGACGTCGTCTACAACCATTTGGGGCCCGACGGCTGTTATCTGAAAGAATTCAGCAAAGATTACTTTACCGATCGCTATTCCAACGAATGGGGAGAGGCAATCAATTTCGACGGACCGAATGCAAACGCCGTCCGGGAGTTCTTTATCCGGAACGCTTGTTACTGGATCGCCGAGTTTCACATGGACGGGCTTCGGCTCGATGCGACGCAGCAGATCTTCGACGCGAGCCCCAAGCATCTCTTGGCGGAGCTCTCGCAGCGCGCCCGAGAGGCGGCCGGCCGCCGGGAAATCGTTTTGATCGCGGAGAACGAGTGTCAGCAGGTCGTCAACTTGGCGCCGGTGGAGAAGGGGGGATATGGTCTCGACGCCTTGTGGAGCGATGATTTTCACCACGCCGCCCGGGTGGCGCTGACCGGCCGTCATGAGGCCTATTACAGCGACTATCGCGGCGAGGCGCAGGAGTTTATCTCCGCTTTGAAGCGGGGATTTCTCTCCCAGGGCCAGATCTATCAGTGGCAAAAGAAGCCGCGCGGATCGCGGGTGACCGCCGAGCCGGCGAGCGCCTTCGTTTTCTACATTCAGAACCATGATCAGGTGGCCAATCACCTCTGCGGCGATCGGCTGCAGGCGATGGTCGGTCCGGCGCGGATTCGGGCGATGACCGCGCTCCTGCTGTTGGCGCCCGAGACCCCGATGCTCTTTATGGGGCAGGAGTTCGGCGCATCGACCCCTTTTCTCTTTTTCGCCGACCACAATAAGACCCTCGCCCCTCTGGTTCATCAGGGCCGAAAGGCGTTCCTCTCCCAGTTCCCGAGCTATGCCACGGCGGCGGTGCAGGAGCGGATTCCCGATCCGAGCGCGGAGGAGGCCTTCCGGCGCTCGAAGCTCGATTTCTCAGAGCGAAAAAAAAACGAGGAGATCTATCTCCTTCATCAGGACCTGCTCCGGTTGCGCCGGGAAGATCCTGTTCTCTTCCTCCAATCCCGCAGCGCGATCGATGGGGCGGTCCTCGGGCCGCAGGCGTTCGTCATCCGCTTCTTCGGAGCCGAGGGAGACGATCGGCTGCTCGTCATAAACCTGGGATCGGATCTTGATTTACGTCCCGCGCAAGAGCCGCTGCTGGCGCCGGTGACACCGCATCCTTCCGGCGGCTGGCAGGTGGTCTGGTCGAGCGATGACCCTTCTTATTGCGGACCGGGCGCGGTCAATCCCTGTACTGCAGCGGGGTGGCGTCTTCCCGGTAAATCGGCGGTCTTCTTCTCTCCAATGACGTAG
- a CDS encoding diguanylate cyclase, protein MPRVLIADDSAFEVEQIKALLEKMGFEVSWAYTGAETIRQVRQNPPDLILLDLVLPDITGHDVFRLLRANPGTARIPVIVVTVRDKTDDKVLSFEQGVSDYITKPFDARELKARIDACLRMKQLQNDLIQKNEEYKGLLKHVQELAITDPVTHLFNRRYFKEVLQQEFSRAQRYGTLFSCLMIDIDHFKRINDTFGHDAGDKVLNAVSHLLQTQIRDVDLLARYGGDEFAILLPESPRDSARQVAERICLAVAEQIHPALPQRDSVTVSIGLAGLPDPGIQQASQVISTADFALYRVKRGGRNGVDTATFHEIALYSPEEKRVHPHASPD, encoded by the coding sequence ATGCCGCGTGTCCTGATTGCCGACGACAGCGCTTTCGAAGTGGAGCAGATCAAAGCCCTTTTGGAGAAGATGGGTTTTGAAGTCTCGTGGGCTTATACCGGTGCGGAGACAATCCGGCAGGTCCGGCAGAACCCGCCCGATCTCATTCTGCTCGACCTGGTCCTCCCCGACATTACCGGGCATGATGTCTTTCGGCTGCTGCGTGCCAACCCGGGGACGGCGCGTATTCCGGTGATTGTGGTGACGGTCCGGGACAAAACGGACGATAAGGTCCTCAGCTTCGAGCAGGGGGTCAGCGACTATATCACCAAACCGTTTGATGCCCGGGAGCTGAAGGCTCGCATCGATGCCTGTCTTCGCATGAAGCAGCTTCAAAACGACCTGATCCAGAAGAATGAGGAGTATAAAGGACTGCTCAAGCATGTGCAGGAGCTTGCCATCACCGATCCGGTGACTCATCTTTTCAATCGGCGCTATTTCAAAGAGGTCTTGCAGCAGGAGTTCTCCCGCGCCCAGCGGTATGGGACCCTCTTCTCTTGTCTCATGATTGATATCGATCATTTCAAGCGGATCAACGATACGTTCGGGCATGATGCCGGGGACAAGGTGCTCAATGCCGTCTCCCACCTCCTCCAGACGCAGATTCGCGATGTCGATCTCCTTGCCCGTTACGGCGGCGATGAGTTCGCCATCCTCCTCCCTGAATCGCCGCGAGACAGTGCAAGACAGGTGGCAGAGCGCATCTGCCTGGCCGTGGCCGAGCAGATCCATCCGGCCCTTCCCCAAAGAGATTCGGTCACGGTAAGCATCGGCCTCGCCGGACTTCCCGATCCGGGAATCCAACAGGCCTCCCAGGTGATCTCCACCGCCGACTTTGCCCTCTATCGGGTAAAACGGGGGGGAAGGAATGGGGTCGATACCGCGACCTTTCATGAGATCGCCCTCTATTCCCCCGAAGAAAAGCGGGTCCATCCACACGCATCTCCTGATTGA
- a CDS encoding glucan 1,4-alpha-glucosidase: protein MEILFQGKEAFGHPGMPPRWTRSEKEGVGTAYNTASRIWFTLSHGILNEVYFPTVDSPQIRDLEYLISDGAQLFHEEKRDLITESEYIDAHALGYRIIQSDPAGRYRLVKEIITDPHLSCVLIHTRLEGEEAFLKKLHLYVLLAPHLAVGGGGNTAAKARVAGRDLLVAFKDGVYLALGATVPFRRTSCGFVGASDGWTDLRDNFQMDWEFDFARDGNVAVMGEVDLSETRSFTLGLGFGFALHGAITTLLQSLGGSYEKQQQRYREQWHRICGDTLPLDTHSGDKGRLYRISHSLLLAHEDKTYPGALIASMSIPWGEVHGDDDGLGGYHLVWTRDLCQSVTALLASGNRETPYRALIYLAASQRPDGGFYQNFWINGAPYWQGIQLDGVAFPVLLAWRLQALGGLKDFDPYPMVMKAAQYLIRQGPATPQERWEENSGYSPSTLAANIAALICAAAFARLHRQEKEAAFFEAYADFLESHLEAWTVTTQGTLVPGISRHFIRIHPVDPKEPRPHEDPNVGRIILSNRPPGSQYEFAAKEIVDAGFLELVRYGIRKPDDPLIEDSLKVVDAVLRVETPVGPSWRRYNHDGFGQRADGGPYVGSGQGRAWPLLTGERAHYELAAGRKVERYIRAIERFASPGGMLPEQIWDAPDRPEWGMYFGRPTGAAMPLMWAHAEYIKLLRSVHDGVVFDLLPPVAARYREGKGRKELEVWKLNRQVGAVAAGKTLRILAHTPFRIRWSSDEWKTARDTEADRLGVEIAFVDLPIPRHQTAPIRFTFYWLKEAHWEGKDFSVEVAAPHHADS from the coding sequence ATGGAAATTCTATTTCAGGGGAAGGAGGCCTTCGGACATCCGGGGATGCCGCCCCGCTGGACCCGCAGCGAAAAAGAGGGGGTCGGAACCGCTTACAACACCGCCAGCCGGATCTGGTTTACCCTTTCTCACGGCATCCTCAACGAGGTTTATTTTCCCACCGTCGATTCCCCGCAGATTCGGGATCTTGAATATTTGATCTCCGACGGCGCGCAGCTCTTTCACGAGGAGAAGCGGGATCTCATCACCGAATCGGAATACATCGATGCGCATGCCCTCGGATATCGGATCATTCAAAGCGATCCGGCCGGGCGCTATCGGTTGGTCAAGGAGATCATCACCGATCCTCACCTCTCTTGCGTCCTAATTCACACCCGACTGGAAGGAGAGGAGGCGTTCTTAAAGAAGCTCCATCTCTACGTCTTGCTTGCCCCTCACCTGGCGGTCGGAGGAGGGGGCAATACGGCGGCGAAGGCGAGAGTCGCCGGCCGGGATCTTCTGGTCGCGTTTAAAGACGGGGTCTATCTCGCATTGGGAGCGACCGTTCCCTTCCGGCGGACCTCTTGTGGGTTCGTCGGCGCAAGCGACGGCTGGACCGACCTTCGTGACAACTTTCAAATGGACTGGGAATTCGACTTCGCCAGGGACGGCAACGTCGCCGTGATGGGAGAGGTCGATCTCTCCGAAACGCGCAGCTTCACCTTGGGACTCGGCTTCGGCTTCGCGCTTCATGGGGCGATCACGACGTTATTACAATCGTTGGGAGGATCCTATGAGAAACAGCAGCAGCGTTATCGCGAACAGTGGCATCGAATCTGCGGGGACACCCTCCCGCTCGACACCCACTCGGGAGACAAAGGGCGCCTCTACCGGATCAGCCACAGTCTCCTCCTCGCCCATGAAGACAAAACCTATCCGGGGGCGCTGATCGCGTCGATGAGCATCCCCTGGGGGGAGGTTCATGGAGATGACGACGGTTTGGGGGGCTATCACCTGGTCTGGACGCGCGATCTCTGCCAGAGCGTCACAGCACTCCTCGCCTCGGGAAACAGGGAGACCCCTTATCGAGCGCTGATTTATCTCGCCGCGTCCCAGCGTCCCGACGGCGGGTTTTATCAGAACTTCTGGATCAACGGCGCCCCCTACTGGCAGGGAATTCAGCTCGACGGGGTCGCCTTTCCGGTCCTCCTCGCCTGGCGCTTGCAAGCGCTCGGCGGATTAAAAGATTTCGATCCTTATCCGATGGTGATGAAAGCGGCGCAGTATCTGATCCGGCAAGGACCCGCCACCCCGCAAGAGCGATGGGAGGAGAACAGCGGCTACTCCCCGTCAACCCTCGCGGCGAACATCGCCGCGCTCATCTGCGCCGCCGCGTTCGCCCGCCTTCATAGACAGGAGAAAGAAGCGGCGTTCTTCGAAGCGTATGCCGATTTTCTTGAATCGCATCTCGAAGCCTGGACGGTCACCACACAGGGAACGTTGGTGCCGGGGATTTCCCGCCACTTCATCCGGATCCACCCGGTCGATCCGAAGGAGCCGCGGCCGCACGAAGATCCGAATGTCGGCCGAATCATCCTCAGCAATCGGCCGCCCGGATCGCAATATGAGTTTGCGGCGAAGGAGATCGTCGATGCCGGATTTTTAGAGCTGGTCCGATACGGCATCAGAAAACCGGACGACCCGTTGATTGAAGATTCCCTGAAAGTGGTCGATGCCGTTCTGAGAGTCGAGACCCCCGTGGGGCCCTCCTGGAGACGGTACAACCATGACGGTTTCGGCCAACGGGCGGACGGCGGGCCCTACGTCGGCTCGGGACAAGGGCGCGCCTGGCCGCTGCTGACCGGCGAGCGGGCCCACTATGAATTGGCGGCGGGCCGAAAGGTGGAGCGCTATATCCGGGCGATCGAGCGCTTCGCATCCCCGGGGGGAATGCTTCCGGAACAGATCTGGGATGCGCCGGATCGGCCGGAATGGGGAATGTATTTCGGCCGTCCGACCGGCGCCGCCATGCCGCTGATGTGGGCGCATGCCGAATACATCAAACTCCTTCGGTCGGTTCACGATGGAGTCGTCTTCGATCTGCTCCCCCCCGTGGCGGCCCGGTACCGGGAAGGGAAAGGCCGAAAAGAGCTCGAAGTCTGGAAATTGAATCGCCAGGTCGGCGCCGTCGCCGCCGGAAAGACGCTCCGCATTCTGGCCCACACCCCCTTTCGGATCCGCTGGAGCTCGGACGAATGGAAGACGGCCCGCGATACGGAGGCGGATCGGCTGGGGGTGGAGATCGCTTTTGTCGATCTACCGATTCCGAGGCATCAAACGGCTCCGATTCGCTTCACCTTCTACTGGCTGAAGGAGGCGCATTGGGAGGGAAAAGATTTTTCAGTGGAGGTCGCTGCACCCCATCATGCAGACTCGTAA
- the tkt gene encoding transketolase, translated as MTDQDLDLLCINTIRMLAADAVQKANSGHPGTPMGLAPLGYLLWTRFLKHNPENPRWPDRDRFVLSAGHASMLLYSLLYLTGYDLSLEDIKQFRQWGSRTPGHPEHGHTPGVETTTGPLGQGFANGVGMAIAERFLAARFNRPDYPIVDHHTYMIASDGDLMEGIASEAASLAGNLRLGKLICFYDDNRITIEGSTDLAFREDVKKRFEAYGWNVLGPLPDGNDLAAMSEAIQTAQAETARPTLIIVRTHIGYGSPNRQDSAQAHGEPLGKEEVRLTKEHLGWPLEPEFYVPEAALSEYRKTVDRGKRLETEWQGRFQSYAAAYPDLAQQWRQAMEGTLPEGWDAEIEKYQPKGSVATRRAFGEVLNLVAPKLPNLIGGSADLAPSTDTTQKGTGDFLAGHYDGRTLHFGVREHAMGGALNGMTLHGGVIPYGGTFLIFSDYMRGSIRLAALMKLPVTYIFTHDSIGLGEDGPTHQPIEQLAGLRALPNMTVIRPADATETAVAWRLAIARREGPIALILTRQKVPVIDRSRSAPADHLEKGAYVLTETEGKSPELILIATGSEVHLALEAAHVLEAEGTAVRVVSMPSWERFEAQPAAYRASVFPAEITARISIEAASTFGWDRYVGPEGAMIGLDRFGASAPGEVVMRELGFTVENVAAQARRLLKRSSEAAAGRRKVS; from the coding sequence ATGACCGATCAAGATCTCGACCTGCTCTGCATCAATACGATCCGAATGCTGGCGGCCGATGCGGTGCAGAAGGCAAACTCGGGCCATCCCGGCACCCCGATGGGGTTGGCGCCGCTGGGGTATCTCCTCTGGACCCGGTTTTTAAAACACAACCCGGAGAACCCCCGTTGGCCCGACCGCGACCGCTTTGTCCTCTCGGCGGGGCATGCCTCGATGCTCCTCTACAGCCTGCTCTATTTAACCGGCTATGATCTCTCTCTGGAGGACATTAAGCAGTTTCGACAATGGGGAAGCCGTACCCCCGGCCATCCGGAGCACGGCCACACCCCCGGCGTCGAGACGACCACCGGCCCGCTGGGACAGGGATTTGCGAACGGGGTCGGGATGGCGATCGCCGAGCGCTTTTTAGCGGCGCGCTTCAATCGCCCCGATTATCCGATCGTCGACCACCACACCTACATGATCGCCAGCGACGGCGACCTGATGGAAGGGATCGCTTCGGAGGCGGCCTCGCTCGCCGGAAACCTTCGACTCGGAAAATTGATCTGCTTCTACGACGACAACCGGATCACGATCGAGGGGAGCACCGACCTCGCCTTTCGAGAAGATGTCAAAAAGCGCTTCGAAGCCTACGGCTGGAATGTCCTCGGCCCGCTCCCCGACGGAAACGATTTGGCGGCGATGTCGGAGGCGATTCAGACCGCGCAGGCCGAGACAGCGCGCCCCACGTTGATCATCGTCCGGACGCATATCGGCTATGGCAGTCCGAACCGGCAAGACAGCGCCCAGGCGCACGGCGAGCCGTTGGGAAAAGAGGAGGTTCGGCTGACGAAGGAACATCTCGGCTGGCCGTTGGAGCCGGAGTTCTACGTTCCCGAAGCGGCGTTATCGGAGTACCGAAAAACAGTCGACCGGGGAAAGCGGCTCGAGACCGAATGGCAGGGCCGGTTTCAATCCTATGCCGCCGCTTATCCCGATCTGGCGCAGCAGTGGCGGCAGGCGATGGAAGGGACCCTTCCCGAAGGATGGGACGCGGAGATCGAAAAATACCAGCCGAAAGGGTCGGTGGCAACCCGTCGCGCCTTCGGCGAGGTGCTCAACCTCGTCGCCCCCAAGCTGCCGAACCTGATCGGCGGCTCCGCCGACCTCGCCCCCTCGACCGATACCACCCAGAAGGGAACCGGCGATTTTCTCGCCGGACACTATGACGGGCGGACCCTCCACTTCGGCGTGCGCGAGCATGCGATGGGAGGGGCGCTCAACGGGATGACCCTCCATGGCGGGGTGATTCCGTATGGCGGGACTTTTTTGATCTTCTCCGATTACATGCGGGGGTCGATCCGGCTGGCGGCGCTGATGAAGCTGCCGGTCACCTATATTTTTACCCACGACAGCATCGGGCTGGGGGAAGACGGCCCGACCCATCAGCCGATCGAGCAGCTCGCCGGCCTGCGCGCCCTTCCGAACATGACGGTGATCCGTCCGGCCGACGCGACCGAGACCGCCGTGGCGTGGCGGCTGGCGATCGCGCGGCGGGAAGGACCGATCGCGCTGATCCTCACCCGGCAGAAGGTCCCGGTGATCGATCGAAGCCGATCCGCGCCGGCCGATCACCTGGAGAAAGGGGCCTATGTCTTGACCGAGACCGAAGGAAAATCGCCGGAGCTGATCTTGATTGCCACCGGATCGGAGGTCCATCTCGCCCTGGAAGCGGCCCACGTGCTGGAAGCGGAAGGGACCGCCGTCCGGGTCGTCAGCATGCCGAGCTGGGAGCGCTTCGAGGCGCAACCGGCGGCCTATCGCGCCTCGGTCTTTCCCGCGGAGATCACGGCGCGGATCTCGATTGAAGCGGCCTCGACCTTCGGCTGGGATCGCTATGTCGGCCCGGAAGGGGCGATGATCGGTCTCGACCGATTCGGCGCCTCCGCCCCCGGCGAGGTGGTGATGCGGGAGTTGGGATTTACGGTAGAGAATGTCGCGGCGCAGGCCCGGCGGCTTCTGAAGCGTTCTTCGGAGGCGGCGGCCGGAAGGAGGAAAGTGTCATGA
- the tal gene encoding transaldolase, translated as MKTNPILELNKLGQSVWLDNINRTLITSGALQRLIDDGLTGVTSNPTIFEKAIGESSDYDEEIRRLVSEGSDVAEILDALMIQDIQRAADLFRPVYERTEGDDGFVSIELNPALAYRTDETIAAAKALHPRLNRPNVMIKVPSTAEGLPAIEALTAEGISINITLLFSLERYEAVARAYLAGMKRRRERGKTVESIRSVASVFVSRIDTTVDRLLEAKIETAGSEEARKELKGLLGKVGIANSKMIYQKFKEIFQSQAQSQAQGQAQGQAPPDGIPLQKVLWGSTGTKNKNYSDVLYVEELIGPNTINTVPPATLAAFRDHGQVRPSLEEDLEGARATLQKLERLGIDLRQITRTAQEEGVKAFAASYEKLFASVAAKRQEMRRKIA; from the coding sequence ATGAAAACGAATCCGATTCTAGAATTGAACAAGCTCGGCCAAAGCGTTTGGCTCGATAACATCAACCGAACATTGATCACCTCCGGCGCACTCCAGCGTTTGATCGACGACGGGTTGACCGGGGTCACCTCCAATCCGACGATCTTCGAGAAGGCGATTGGAGAGAGCAGCGACTATGATGAGGAGATCCGGCGGCTCGTCTCCGAGGGGAGCGACGTCGCGGAGATCCTCGATGCGCTGATGATTCAAGATATCCAGAGAGCGGCCGATCTCTTTCGTCCCGTCTATGAGAGAACCGAGGGAGACGATGGGTTTGTCTCGATCGAGCTGAACCCGGCGCTCGCTTATCGAACCGACGAGACGATTGCGGCGGCCAAAGCGCTTCATCCCCGGCTGAACCGGCCGAATGTGATGATCAAGGTCCCCTCCACCGCCGAAGGCCTTCCGGCGATCGAAGCGTTAACCGCGGAGGGGATCTCGATCAACATCACCCTTCTCTTTTCGCTCGAGCGTTATGAAGCGGTTGCGCGCGCCTACCTCGCCGGGATGAAACGTCGGAGGGAGCGAGGGAAAACGGTTGAATCGATTCGATCGGTCGCCTCGGTCTTCGTCAGCCGGATCGATACGACGGTCGACCGGCTCCTGGAAGCGAAAATCGAGACGGCCGGCTCGGAAGAAGCGCGAAAAGAGCTGAAGGGGTTGCTCGGCAAAGTCGGAATCGCCAACTCCAAAATGATCTATCAAAAATTCAAAGAGATCTTTCAAAGCCAAGCGCAAAGCCAAGCGCAAGGTCAAGCGCAAGGTCAAGCACCGCCCGACGGCATCCCCCTTCAGAAAGTCTTGTGGGGAAGCACCGGCACCAAAAACAAGAACTACTCGGATGTCCTCTATGTCGAGGAGCTGATCGGACCGAATACGATTAATACCGTCCCGCCTGCCACGCTGGCGGCCTTCAGAGACCACGGCCAGGTCCGGCCGAGCTTGGAAGAAGATCTGGAAGGGGCCCGAGCCACCCTCCAAAAATTGGAACGGCTTGGAATCGACCTCCGGCAGATTACCCGGACCGCCCAAGAAGAAGGGGTCAAGGCCTTCGCCGCCTCGTATGAGAAGCTCTTCGCTTCGGTGGCGGCGAAACGACAGGAGATGAGACGGAAGATCGCCTGA
- the gnd gene encoding decarboxylating 6-phosphogluconate dehydrogenase, whose product MQLGLIGLGKMGANMVQRLVEGGHAVIGYDRNPDAVQRITGDGAAGAASLEELVKKLETPRALWIMVPAGAPVTETINTLLPHLSPGDLLIDGGNSYYKDAISRAETLKQKGISFMDVGTSGGIWGLSVGYCLMIGGEEASFKKLEPVFKTLAPPDGYLYCGKSGAGHFVKMVHNGIEYAMLEAYGEGFELLKASPFGFDFKKVAHLWNQGSVVRSWLLELAEEAFEKDPTLSGVKGYVDDSGEGRWTVLEAVERGVPAPAITTALFRRFQSRQDDRFSDQFIAALRKEFGGHATKTRTNTKK is encoded by the coding sequence ATGCAACTGGGATTGATTGGGCTGGGAAAGATGGGAGCCAATATGGTTCAGCGCCTCGTCGAAGGAGGCCATGCGGTCATCGGCTATGATCGGAATCCCGACGCCGTGCAGCGGATCACCGGCGACGGCGCCGCCGGTGCGGCGAGTCTGGAGGAGTTGGTGAAGAAGCTGGAGACGCCGCGGGCCCTCTGGATCATGGTGCCGGCGGGTGCGCCGGTCACCGAGACGATCAACACCCTCCTCCCCCACCTCTCCCCGGGCGATCTCCTGATCGACGGGGGAAATTCATACTACAAAGACGCGATCAGCCGGGCAGAGACCCTCAAGCAAAAAGGGATCTCCTTTATGGATGTCGGGACGAGCGGGGGAATCTGGGGGTTGTCGGTCGGTTATTGCCTGATGATCGGCGGGGAAGAAGCGTCCTTTAAAAAACTAGAACCGGTTTTCAAAACGCTCGCCCCCCCCGATGGATATCTCTACTGCGGCAAAAGCGGCGCCGGACATTTTGTGAAGATGGTCCACAACGGGATTGAATATGCGATGCTCGAAGCATATGGAGAGGGGTTCGAACTGCTGAAAGCCTCACCGTTCGGGTTCGATTTCAAAAAAGTGGCGCATCTCTGGAACCAGGGGAGTGTCGTCCGCTCCTGGCTGCTTGAGCTGGCGGAAGAGGCCTTTGAAAAAGATCCGACGCTGTCGGGGGTGAAGGGCTATGTCGACGATTCGGGGGAGGGACGGTGGACGGTGCTGGAGGCGGTGGAGCGCGGCGTGCCGGCTCCCGCCATCACGACCGCTCTCTTCCGGCGCTTTCAATCCCGGCAGGACGATCGATTCTCAGATCAGTTCATCGCCGCGCTTCGAAAGGAGTTTGGAGGCCATGCAACCAAAACCAGAACCAATACAAAAAAATGA